A single genomic interval of Juglans regia cultivar Chandler chromosome 1, Walnut 2.0, whole genome shotgun sequence harbors:
- the LOC108998591 gene encoding heat stress transcription factor B-2b-like, translating into MALPVEQNGESTSGDSQRSLPTPFLTKTYQLVDDHTINDVISWNNDGSTFIVWNPTVFAKDLLPKYFKHNNFSSFVRQLNTYGFRKVVPDRWEFSNECFRRGEKQLLREIQRRKITSPAVAAPAPLTIAAVPTSKPLTSPSNSGEDQGMSTNSSSTTAPADLIDENERLRKENVQLSKELAEVKSLCNNIFALMSNFANNNPSESAEKQLDLLPAKRFAGEGFTEAETSARLFGVAIGRKRAREGDGAAAEHETELRLQQPGAGVAKSEPLDCQNDADDRKSTWRKHCHWDNRNNQSVCN; encoded by the exons ATGGCTCTGCCGGTGGAGCAAAACGGTGAGTCTACCAGCGGCGACTCTCAGAGATCTCTACCCACGCCGTTCTTGACCAAAACGTATCAGCTGGTCGACGATCACACCATAAACGATGTCATCTCATGGAACAATGACGGATCCACCTTCATCGTCTGGAACCCGACCGTTTTCGCCAAAGACTTGCTCCCTAAATATTTCAAGCACAACAATTTCTCCAGTTTCGTCCGCCAGCTCAACACCtat GGATTTAGAAAAGTAGTTCCTGATCGGTGGGAATTCTCAAACGAATGCTTTCGCCGTGGTGAGAAGCAGCTTCTGCGCGAAATTCAGCGCCGAAAGATTACATCACCTGCTGTCGCAGCTCCGGCGCCGTTAACGATAGCTGCAGTTCCGACCTCGAAGCCGTTAACATCGCCGTCAAATTCCGGAGAAGATCAAGGGATGTCCACGAACTCCTCGTCGACAACGGCACCTGCTGATCTCATAGACGAGAACGAGAGGCTGAGGAAAGAGAACGTGCAGCTGAGCAAAGAGTTGGCGGAAGTGAAATCGCTCTGCAACAATATCTTCGCTCTGATGTCGAACTTCGCGAATAATAACCCATCAGAGAGTGCTGAAAAACAGCTCGATTTGTTGCCGGCTAAACGTTTCGCCGGCGAGGGGTTTACGGAGGCTGAGACGAGCGCAAGGCTTTTCGGCGTGGCGATCGGTAGGAAGAGAGCGAGGGAAGGCGACGGTGCAGCGGCTGAGCACGAGACGGAGTTGAGGCTTCAGCAGCCTGGAGCCGGGGTGGCGAAATCAGAGCCGCTTGATTGTCAGAACGATGCTGATGATCGAAAGTCAACGTGGAGAAAGCACTGCCACTGGGATAATCGTAACAATCAGAGCGTGTGTAATTGA
- the LOC108998504 gene encoding leucine-rich repeat receptor protein kinase EMS1-like, whose protein sequence is MAFKLQLFIVFVLHLFLLAISDRNAENPERKALLAFKSSLEDPHVLSQWNSSTPLCNWVGVSCHLGRVTQLDLSTRSLKGPFSLSLFSLSGLISLDLSTNSLYGQIPSEISNLQSLKELSLSGNQLSGGIPVQLTALTQLQILKLGANSLAGKIPEQLGELTQLRTLELSANALTGNLPAQIGNLTWLQFLDLGNNLLSGSLPQTLFPKLKSLSSLDISNNSFSGTIPPEIGYLKNLTDLYIGINKFSGQFPKEIGELRKLENFFSPSCFITGPLPEEFSKLESLSKLDLSYNPLRCSIPKAFGKLQNLSILNLVYAELNGSVPAELGNCRNLKTLMLSFNSLSGSLPEELSEILMLSFSAEKNELSGPLPSWLGKWQMVDSLLLSSNRFSGKIPSEIGNCSMLSHLSLSNNFLTGSIPEELCNAASLAEIDLDSNFLSGTIQNTFLKCRNLTQLVLVNNQIVGTIPAYLSELPLMVLDLDSNNFTGTIPASLWNSMSLMEFSAGNNLLMGSLPMEIGNAVALQRLVLSNNQLTGNIPNAIGNLTALSVLNLNSNLLEGIIPTELGDCNALTTLDLGNNLLYGFIPEKLAGLAQLQCLVLSHNNLSGSIPSKPSLYFHQATMPDLSFVQHHGVFDLSFNQLSGPIPEELGNCVVVVDLLMSNNMLSGGIPSSLSHLINLTTLDLSGNLLTGSIPPEFGNSLKLQGLYLGNNELTGTIPGSLGRLSSLVKLNLTGNKLSGSLPMSLGNLKELTHLDLSSNKLDGVLPASLSSMLNLVGLYVQKNRFSGQLDELFSISMSWKIETMNMSDNFFGGELPRSLGNLSYLTHLDLHGNLFAGDIPPDLGNLMQLEYFDLSRNRLSGHIPEKICGLINLFFLNLDENRLEGPIPRSGICLNLSRISLAGNKNLCGKIMGLDCQIRSFEKSALLNAWGLAGIVVAVSLIIVTVAFALRRWTTGNCRRNDPEEIEESKLNSFEDHNLYFLSSSRSKEPLSINVAMFEQPLLKLTLVDVLEATNNFCKTNIIGDGGFGTVYKATLPNGKTVAVKKLSEAKTQGHREFMAEMETLGKVKHQNLVPLLGYCSFGEEKLLVYEYMVNGSLDLWLRNRTGALEVLDWDKRIKIATGAARGLAFLHHGFVPHIIHRDIKASNILLNEDFEPKVADFGLARLISACETHVSTDIAGTFGYIPPEYGQSGRSTSRGDVYSFGVILLELATGKEPTGPDFKEIEGGNLVGWVFQKINRRQTVDVLDPTVLNADSKQKMLQMLQIACICVSDIPANRPTMLQVLKLLKAIKEE, encoded by the coding sequence ATGGCTTTCAAGCTTCAATTGTTCATTGTCTTTGTActccatttatttcttttggccATTTCAGACCGCAATGCGGAAAACCCAGAAAGAAAAGCTCTCCTGGCCTTCAAAAGCTCACTTGAAGACCCACATGTTCTATCTCAATGGAACTCATCAACCCCACTCTGCAACTGGGTCGGTGTCTCCTGCCACCTTGGCCGAGTCACCCAACTCGACCTCTCAACTCGGTCCCTCAAAggcccattctctctctctctattctctcttTCCGGCCTCATTTCTCTCGACCTCTCCACCAACTCCCTCTACGGCCAAATACCATCTGAAATATCCAATCTTCAAAGCCTGAAGGAGCTCTCTCTGAGCGGCAACCAGCTGTCCGGGGGGATCCCGGTTCAACTCACTGCGCTAACTCAGCTGCAAATCCTTAAACTCGGAGCCAACTCTCTCGCTGGTAAAATCCCAGAGCAGCTCGGAGAACTAACTCAGCTTCGAACTCTAGAACTTTCGGCCAACGCACTCACTGGCAACTTGCCGGCCCAGATCGGGAACTTGACCTGGCTACAGTTCTTGGACCTTGGAAACAACCTCCTCTCAGGTTCTCTCCCGCAAACACTTTTCCCAAAGCTCAAGTCATTAAGTTCCTTGGACATATCAAACAATTCATTTTCTGGCACAATCCCACCTGAAATTGGTTACTTGAAGAACCTAACTGATCTTTATATTGGCATTAACAAGTTTTCTGGTCAGTTTCCTAAAGAAATTGGCGAGCTACGAAAGCTCGAAAACTTTTTTTCACCGTCCTGTTTCATAACGGGTCCATTGCCTGAGGAGTTTTCAAAGTTAGAGTCACTGAGCAAACTTGACCTTTCATACAACCCATTAAGGTGTTCAATCCCAAAGGCTTTTGGGAAGTTGCAGAATTTGAGTATTTTGAATCTTGTCTATGCTGAGCTCAATGGGTCGGTCCCGGCCGAGCTTGGAAACTGTAGGAACTTGAAAACTTTGATGCTTTCGTTTAATTCGTTGTCCGGGTCATTGCCAGAGGAACTCTCTGAGATCCTCATGTTGTCATTTTCTGCTGAAAAGAATGAGCTTTCGGGGCCGCTGCCTTCTTGGCTTGGAAAGTGGCAAATGGTGGACTCTCTTTTGCTTTCAAGCAATCGGTTTTCCGGGAAAATACCGTCCGAGATTGGGAATTGCTCCATGCTTAGCCACCTTAGTTTGAGCAATAACTTTTTGACGGGTTCCATACCAGAGGAGTTGTGCAATGCCGCGTCTCTTGCGGAGATTGATCTTGATAGTAATTTCCTGTCCGGGACGATTCAGAACACGTTTTTAAAGTGCAGGAATCTTACCCAGTTGGTTTTGGTGAATAATCAGATCGTTGGTACGATACCAGCGTACCTTTCTGAGCTTCCGCTGATGGTGCTCGACCTTGACTCAAATAACTTTACGGGTACAATACCTGCGAGTCTATGGAATTCGATGAGTTTGATGGAATTCTCTGCTGGGAATAATCTGCTAATGGGTTCTCTTCCTATGGAGATTGGCAATGCAGTTGCTTTGCAAAGGCTTGTTCTTAGTAATAATCAGTTGACAGGCAATATTCCAAACGCGATTGGAAATCTCACTGCCCTTTCTGTTCTAAATTTAAATTCGAATCTTCTGGAAGGGATTATTCCAACCGAGCTTGGTGACTGCAACGCACTCACCACATTGGACCTTGGAAACAACCTTCTCTATGGCTTTATTCCGGAGAAACTAGCCGGCCTGGCTCAGTTACAATGCCTTGTCCTTTCTCATAATAATCTATCTGGGTCCATTCCTTCAAAGCCATCATTGTATTTTCATCAGGCCACAATGCCTGATTTGAGTTTTGTTCAACACCATGGTGTGTTTGATCTGTCCTTCAATCAGTTGTCTGGTCCAATACCTGAAGAATTGGGGAACtgtgtggtggtggtggatctTTTAATGAGTAACAACATGCTTTCTGGAGGAATTCCGAGCTCCCTCTCTCACTTAATAAATCTTACAACCTTGGATTTGTCAGGGAATTTGCTAACTGGCTCTATTCCACCAGAGTTTGGCAATTCCCTCAAGCTTCAAGGATTGTATCTTGGAAATAACGAGCTCACAGGCACAATCCCTGGAAGCTTAGGTCGTTTGAGTAGTTTGGTGAAGCTAAATTTGACTGGTAATAAGTTATCCGGTTCACTTCCAATGAGTTTGGGGAACTTAAAAGAGCTGACCCACTTAGATTTGAGCTCTAACAAGCTCGATGGTGTGCTTCCTGCATCTTTATCAAGCATGCTGAACCTTGTGGGTCTTTATGTTCAAAAGAACAGGTTTTCTGGTCAGCTTGATGAGCTCTTCTCCATTTCCATGTCCTGGAAGATTGAAACTATGAATATGAGTGATAATTTCTTTGGTGGCGAGTTGCCACGATCTTTGGGCAATTTGTCCTACTTGACACATTTGGATCTTCATGGAAATTTGTTTGCTGGAGATATTCCGCCAGACCTTGGGAACCTGATGCAGCTCGAGTATTTTGATCTTTCAAGGAATAGGCTTTCTGGACATATACCAGAGAAAATATGCGGCCTGATCAACCTGTTTTTCCTGAATTTAGATGAAAATAGATTGGAGGGGCCTATACCCAGAAGTGGGATTTGCCTGAATCTATCAAGAATTTCACTTGCCGGGAACAAAAATCTGTGTGGGAAAATTATGGGTTTAGACTGCCAGATTAGAAGCTTCGAGAAATCAGCACTGTTAAATGCTTGGGGACTTGCTGGGATTGTGGTAGCGGTTTCACTTATCATTGTTACTGTAGCTTTTGCTCTGCGGAGATGGACTACTGGGAACTGCAGGCGGAATGATCCTGAGGAGATAGAGGAAAGCAAACTAAACAGTTTTGAAGATCATAATCTTTATTTCTTAAGCAGCAGCAGATCAAAGGAACCTTTGAGCATCAATGTAGCCATGTTTGAGCAGCCTCTTCTGAAACTAACCTTGGTTGATGTTCTTGAAGCCACTAACAATTTCTGCAAGACAAACATAATTGGAGATGGAGGTTTCGGAACTGTATACAAAGCAACCTTGCCAAATGGAAAAACAGTTGCAGTTAAGAAGCTGAGCGAAGCTAAAACACAGGGTCATCGAGAATTTATGGCTGAAATGGAAACTTTGGGGAAGGTTAAGCACCAAAATCTCGTCCCATTGCTTGGGTACTGCTCCTTCGGTGAGGAGAAGCTCCTTGTGTATGAGTATATGGTCAATGGGAGCTTGGATCTCTGGCTGAGAAATCGAACAGGGGCCCTTGAAGTCCTTGACTGGGATAAACGCATCAAGATTGCAACTGGTGCTGCACGTGGGCTCGCTTTTCTTCATCATGGGTTTGTCCCCCACATAATTCACAGAGATATTAAAGCCAGCAACATCTTACTCAATGAAGACTTTGAACCAAAGGTTGCAGACTTTGGGCTGGCAAGATTAATCAGTGCTTGTGAGACTCATGTTTCCACTGATATTGCGGGAACATTTGGCTATATTCCTCCGGAGTACGGGCAGAGTGGAAGGTCCACCTCAAGGGGAGATGTTTACAGTTTTGGTGTGATTTTACTTGAACTGGCGACCGGGAAAGAGCCCACTGGACCTGATTTTAAAGAGATTGAAGGCGGGAATCTGGTTGGTTGGGTGTTTCAGAAGATCAATAGGAGGCAGACTGTTGATGTTCTCGATCCTACAGTTCTCAATGCTGATTCAAAGCAGAAGATGCTTCAGATGCTGCAGATTGCTTGTATATGCGTGTCTGACATTCCTGCTAATAGGCCTACCATGCTTCAAGTACTGAAGTTGCTGAAAGCGATCAAAGAAGAGTAG